From Syngnathoides biaculeatus isolate LvHL_M chromosome 19, ASM1980259v1, whole genome shotgun sequence, a single genomic window includes:
- the trpa1b gene encoding transient receptor potential cation channel subfamily A member 1b isoform X2, with product MNFGREVARQTSCYTYVVEDEDPALAHLSIFELADQGDQALLENLVRKSPEVLSEKDELGAGPVHHAAAGGHVALIQFITSVLGHQALNSCDERGDVPLHWAVDKDQAESCRVLLDLRADPNVLNAALLSPLHLAISQGHNRLVELLLSYGTVDYNLPGDLGNTPVMMACSLNNCEALDILLKHGARLCKQNKLGHFAVHAAAFAGAKKALEIILKAGEELGHFGENHINYLDKSNSSPLHLAVRGGNTDTIRFCIVKGAKIDQKQHDRSTPLHLACTQGALEVVKMMLCSHGRVEDIINLKDGACQTPLHRATIFDHVDLADYLISLGADVNAVDCKGTPPLLLATSCGAWRTVVLLLSNGANVNLKDRLGCNFLHLAILQPKGLKNLPQDVLQRSSVKALLSCEDNEGCTPLHYACRLGIHDSVRNMLGLSGQLGLACKSKDKKSALHFAAQYGRINTCHRLLETITDSRLLNEGDERGLTPLHLASRGGHTEVVRLLLRRGALFHSDYKGWTCLHHAASEGYTQTLDILLSANLKLLDKTDEDGNTALHIAARMGHVAAAMLMVNRGAEFVLNKSDTSFLHEALQNGKHDVVNAVIDSERCAEALTTFKVGGSQRCPIMDMIEYLPETYKHLLDCSVRESEDDHNCPAYHIEYNFCWLQAPLEMQKKGDKSTRIQPLAALNAMVKYNRIGLLNHPVCKKYLSMKWVAYGSKAHILNMFMYLLGLLPLTHLIVALRPTMNITETGEHRITMVPVLFLEQSLFLSFCMVMVLVMNVYCIVKEVLQIIQQRWNYLKDYSNQADWVSAINSLLFIIPAMLNASGSWYWEAGALAVLNSWIAFLLYLQRFEGIGIYVVMFGEICRTFYRTVLLFFFLLLAFALAFHALLLEQREFENLPLSMMQSFVMMVGELNYQNNFLDAYLKNELPFSTLTLFTFVSFVLVMPIVLVNLLIGLAVGDIAEVQRNAAMKRIAMQIDLHTALEDKLPYWFIKRADKPSVVIYPNRKCSKHIIMQLFGGSTATNDEWKRIFVTSQSCSTVEAELKKQKCRLKEMASVLEKQHNLLKLIIQKMDITSEADEYDGPLNVGGTTWKRLCLPKRTTSSTGVSRWVPLMKAIESKPKGQV from the exons ATGAACTTCGGCAGGGAGGTGGCCCGGCAAACCAGTTGTTATACTTACGTGGTAGAAGATGAGGATCCAGCCCTGGCGCATCTAAGTATATTTGAG TTGGCCGACCAGGGTGACCAGGCTCTGCTGGAGAACTTGGTGAGGAAGAGCCCTGAGGTCCTAAGTGAGAAAGATGAATTGGGAGCTGGCCCTGTTCATCACGCCGCTGCGGGGGGCCACGTCGCTCTCATCCAGTTCATCACCAGCGTGCTGGGCCACCAGG CTCTGAACAGCTGCGACGAGCGCGGAGACGTGCCCCTCCACTGGGCTGTGGATAAGGACCAGGCGGAGAGCTGCAGGGTTCTGCTGGACCTGCGGGCCGACCCCAATGTCCTCAATGCGGCACTGCTGTCACCTTTGCACCTGGCCATCAGCCAGGGACACAACAGGCTAGTGGAG CTGCTGCTCTCCTACGGCACGGTGGACTACAACCTACCCGGAGACCTCGGCAACACCCCGGTCATGATGGCCTGCTCGCTCAATAACTGCGAAGCTCTCGACATTTTG CTAAAGCACGGAGCACGTTTGTGCAAACAAAATAAGCTGGGCCATTTCGCAGTGCACGCGGCTGCATTCGCGGGCGCAAAAAAGGCCCTGGAAATCATCCTGAAGGCCG GGGAGGAGCTAGGCCACTTTGGTGAAAACCACATTAACTATCTGGACAAATCCAATAGCTCGCCGCTGCATCTGGCTGTGCGGGGCGGCAACACAGACACCATTCGATTCTGCATCGTCAAGGGAGCCAAAATTGACCAGAAACAG CATGACAGGTCGACGCCGCTGCACTTGGCGTGTACCCAGGGTGCCCTCGAGGTGGTCAAAATGATGCTGTGCTCTCACGGCCGAGTGGAGGACATCATTAACCTCAAGGATGGAGCATGTCAGACGCCGCTGCACAG gGCGACAATATTTGACCACGTGGACTTAGCCGACTACCTCATATCTTTG GGTGCGGACGTCAACGCCGTGGACTGTAAGGGAACCCCCCCCTTGCTGTTGGCAACCAGTTGTGGGGCATGGAGAACCGTGGTGCTGCTCCTGTCCAACG gggcaaATGTCAACCTAAAGGACAGGCTTGGCTGCAATTTTCTTCATCTGGCCATCTTGCAACCCAAGGGGCTGAAGAATCTGCCGCAAGATGTTCTGCAG CGTAGCAGTGTGAAGGCGTTGCTGAGCTGCGAGGACAACGAGGGCTGCACGCCACTGCACTACGCGTGCCGACTGGGCATCCACGACTCGGTGCGCAACATGCTGGGCCTCTCGGGCCAGCTGGGCCTGGCGTGCAAGTCCAAGGATAAGAAGTCTGCCCTACACTTTGCTGCTCA GTATGGCCGTATCAATACGTgtcaccgactgctggagaccATCACGGACTCACGCTTGCTCAACGAAGGTGACGAGCGAGGCCTGACGCCGCTTCACTTGGCTTCCAGAGGGGGGCACACGGAGGTGGTGAGGCTACTGCTGCGTAGAGGGGCTCTTTTCCACAG TGATTACAAGGGCTGGACCTGTCTACATCATGCAGCCTCTGAGGGATACAcacaaactttggacattctgtTATCAGCCAACTTGAAACTGCTGGATAAAACAGATGAAGATGGG AACACCGCCCTTCACATAGCGGCAAGGATGGGCCATGTGGCGGCAGCCATGCTCATGGTGAACCGAGGGGCGGAGTTTGTTTTGAACAAGAGCGACACGTCTTTCCTACACGAAGCGCTGCAGAATGGGAAGCACGATGTGGTCAACGCTGTCATTGACAGCGAGAG GTGTGCAGAGGCATTGACCACATTTAAAGTCGGTGGATCCCAACGATGCCCCATCATGGACATGATTGAATACCTGCCCGAGACCTATAAG CACCTGTTGGACTGCAGTGTAAGGGAGTCGGAGGACGATCACAACTGCCCTGCCTACCAC ATTGAATACAACTTCTGCTGGCTGCAAGCTCCCCTCGAAATGCAGAAGAAAGGGGATAAGTCTACCCGGATTCAGCCGCTAGCCGCACTCAAC GCGATGGTGAAATACAACCGCATTGGGCTTCTCAACCATCCCGTCTGCAAAAAGTACCTGTCCATGAAGTG GGTGGCGTACGGGAGCAAGGCGCATATTCTCAACATGTTCATGTACCTGCTGGGTCTGCTACCGCTGACTCACCTCATTGTGGCTCTGAGACCCACCATGAACATCACGGAAACGGGCGAGCACAGGATCACCATGGTGCCCGTGTTGTTTCTGGAG CAAAGTCTGTTCCTGTCCTTCTGTATGGTGATGGTCCTGGTCATGAATGTCTACTGCATTGTGAAAGAAGTGCTACAGATAATACAACAG CGTTGGAACTACTTAAAAGATTACTCCAACCAAGCTGACTGGGTTTCGGCCATCAACTCGCTTCTCTTTATCATCCCGGCCATGCTCAACGCGTCGGGCTCCTGGTACTGGGAAGCGGGAGCGCTTGCAGTCCTCAACTCCTGGATCGCATTCCTCTTGTATCTCCAAAG GTTCGAGGGGATTGGCATCTACGTGGTGATGTTTGGCGAGATCTGCAGGACGTTCTACCGGACCGTGCtcctgttctttttcctcctgcTGGCCTTTGCATTGGCGTTCCACGCGCTGCTGCTCGAGCAG AGAGAGTTCGAGAACTTGCCGCTGTCCATGATGCAATCATTTGTGATGATGGTGGGCGAACTCAATTACCAGAACAACTTCCTGGACGCGTATCTGAAAAACGAGCTTCCTTTCAGCACGTTGACATTATTCACGTTCGTCTCCTTTGTTCTCGTCATGCCCATTGTTCTCGTAAACTTGCTG ATTGGTTTAGCAGTCGGAGACATCGCTGAAGTGCAAAGAAATGCTGCCATGAAAAGAATAGCCATGCAG ATCGATCTCCACACCGCCCTGGAAGACAAGCTGCCTTACTGGTTCATCAAAAGAGCGGACAAACCCTCCGTCGTCATCTACCCTAACCGCAAGTGCTCCAAG CACATCATCATGCAGCTATTTGGAGGCAGCACGGCAACCAACGACGAGTGGAAGCGAATATTTGTGACGTCGCAAAGCTGCTCCACAGTGGAAGCTGAGCTCAAAAAGCAGAAGTGcag GCTGAAGGAGATGGCCAGCGTGCTAGAGAAGCAGCACAACCTCCTCAAGCTCATCATCCAGAAAATGGACATTACCTCCGAGGCGGACGAGTACGACGGCCCGCTCAATGTTGGTGGCACCACCTGGAAGCGACTGTGCCTGCCCAAGCGCACCACCAGCAGCACCGGCGTGTCCCGCTGGGTGCCGCTCATGAAAGCCATTGAGTCCAAGCCCAAAGGACAAGTTTAG
- the trpa1b gene encoding transient receptor potential cation channel subfamily A member 1b isoform X1 produces MNFGREVARQTSCYTYVVEDEDPALAHLSIFELADQGDQALLENLVRKSPEVLSEKDELGAGPVHHAAAGGHVALIQFITSVLGHQALNSCDERGDVPLHWAVDKDQAESCRVLLDLRADPNVLNAALLSPLHLAISQGHNRLVELLLSYGTVDYNLPGDLGNTPVMMACSLNNCEALDILLKHGARLCKQNKLGHFAVHAAAFAGAKKALEIILKAGEELGHFGENHINYLDKSNSSPLHLAVRGGNTDTIRFCIVKGAKIDQKQHDRSTPLHLACTQGALEVVKMMLCSHGRVEDIINLKDGACQTPLHRATIFDHVDLADYLISLGADVNAVDCKGTPPLLLATSCGAWRTVVLLLSNGANVNLKDRLGCNFLHLAILQPKGLKNLPQDVLQRSSVKALLSCEDNEGCTPLHYACRLGIHDSVRNMLGLSGQLGLACKSKDKKSALHFAAQYGRINTCHRLLETITDSRLLNEGDERGLTPLHLASRGGHTEVVRLLLRRGALFHRVLRYPVFVWSDYKGWTCLHHAASEGYTQTLDILLSANLKLLDKTDEDGNTALHIAARMGHVAAAMLMVNRGAEFVLNKSDTSFLHEALQNGKHDVVNAVIDSERCAEALTTFKVGGSQRCPIMDMIEYLPETYKHLLDCSVRESEDDHNCPAYHIEYNFCWLQAPLEMQKKGDKSTRIQPLAALNAMVKYNRIGLLNHPVCKKYLSMKWVAYGSKAHILNMFMYLLGLLPLTHLIVALRPTMNITETGEHRITMVPVLFLEQSLFLSFCMVMVLVMNVYCIVKEVLQIIQQRWNYLKDYSNQADWVSAINSLLFIIPAMLNASGSWYWEAGALAVLNSWIAFLLYLQRFEGIGIYVVMFGEICRTFYRTVLLFFFLLLAFALAFHALLLEQREFENLPLSMMQSFVMMVGELNYQNNFLDAYLKNELPFSTLTLFTFVSFVLVMPIVLVNLLIGLAVGDIAEVQRNAAMKRIAMQIDLHTALEDKLPYWFIKRADKPSVVIYPNRKCSKHIIMQLFGGSTATNDEWKRIFVTSQSCSTVEAELKKQKCRLKEMASVLEKQHNLLKLIIQKMDITSEADEYDGPLNVGGTTWKRLCLPKRTTSSTGVSRWVPLMKAIESKPKGQV; encoded by the exons ATGAACTTCGGCAGGGAGGTGGCCCGGCAAACCAGTTGTTATACTTACGTGGTAGAAGATGAGGATCCAGCCCTGGCGCATCTAAGTATATTTGAG TTGGCCGACCAGGGTGACCAGGCTCTGCTGGAGAACTTGGTGAGGAAGAGCCCTGAGGTCCTAAGTGAGAAAGATGAATTGGGAGCTGGCCCTGTTCATCACGCCGCTGCGGGGGGCCACGTCGCTCTCATCCAGTTCATCACCAGCGTGCTGGGCCACCAGG CTCTGAACAGCTGCGACGAGCGCGGAGACGTGCCCCTCCACTGGGCTGTGGATAAGGACCAGGCGGAGAGCTGCAGGGTTCTGCTGGACCTGCGGGCCGACCCCAATGTCCTCAATGCGGCACTGCTGTCACCTTTGCACCTGGCCATCAGCCAGGGACACAACAGGCTAGTGGAG CTGCTGCTCTCCTACGGCACGGTGGACTACAACCTACCCGGAGACCTCGGCAACACCCCGGTCATGATGGCCTGCTCGCTCAATAACTGCGAAGCTCTCGACATTTTG CTAAAGCACGGAGCACGTTTGTGCAAACAAAATAAGCTGGGCCATTTCGCAGTGCACGCGGCTGCATTCGCGGGCGCAAAAAAGGCCCTGGAAATCATCCTGAAGGCCG GGGAGGAGCTAGGCCACTTTGGTGAAAACCACATTAACTATCTGGACAAATCCAATAGCTCGCCGCTGCATCTGGCTGTGCGGGGCGGCAACACAGACACCATTCGATTCTGCATCGTCAAGGGAGCCAAAATTGACCAGAAACAG CATGACAGGTCGACGCCGCTGCACTTGGCGTGTACCCAGGGTGCCCTCGAGGTGGTCAAAATGATGCTGTGCTCTCACGGCCGAGTGGAGGACATCATTAACCTCAAGGATGGAGCATGTCAGACGCCGCTGCACAG gGCGACAATATTTGACCACGTGGACTTAGCCGACTACCTCATATCTTTG GGTGCGGACGTCAACGCCGTGGACTGTAAGGGAACCCCCCCCTTGCTGTTGGCAACCAGTTGTGGGGCATGGAGAACCGTGGTGCTGCTCCTGTCCAACG gggcaaATGTCAACCTAAAGGACAGGCTTGGCTGCAATTTTCTTCATCTGGCCATCTTGCAACCCAAGGGGCTGAAGAATCTGCCGCAAGATGTTCTGCAG CGTAGCAGTGTGAAGGCGTTGCTGAGCTGCGAGGACAACGAGGGCTGCACGCCACTGCACTACGCGTGCCGACTGGGCATCCACGACTCGGTGCGCAACATGCTGGGCCTCTCGGGCCAGCTGGGCCTGGCGTGCAAGTCCAAGGATAAGAAGTCTGCCCTACACTTTGCTGCTCA GTATGGCCGTATCAATACGTgtcaccgactgctggagaccATCACGGACTCACGCTTGCTCAACGAAGGTGACGAGCGAGGCCTGACGCCGCTTCACTTGGCTTCCAGAGGGGGGCACACGGAGGTGGTGAGGCTACTGCTGCGTAGAGGGGCTCTTTTCCACAG AGTCTTGAGATATCCTGTGTTTGTCTGGAGTGATTACAAGGGCTGGACCTGTCTACATCATGCAGCCTCTGAGGGATACAcacaaactttggacattctgtTATCAGCCAACTTGAAACTGCTGGATAAAACAGATGAAGATGGG AACACCGCCCTTCACATAGCGGCAAGGATGGGCCATGTGGCGGCAGCCATGCTCATGGTGAACCGAGGGGCGGAGTTTGTTTTGAACAAGAGCGACACGTCTTTCCTACACGAAGCGCTGCAGAATGGGAAGCACGATGTGGTCAACGCTGTCATTGACAGCGAGAG GTGTGCAGAGGCATTGACCACATTTAAAGTCGGTGGATCCCAACGATGCCCCATCATGGACATGATTGAATACCTGCCCGAGACCTATAAG CACCTGTTGGACTGCAGTGTAAGGGAGTCGGAGGACGATCACAACTGCCCTGCCTACCAC ATTGAATACAACTTCTGCTGGCTGCAAGCTCCCCTCGAAATGCAGAAGAAAGGGGATAAGTCTACCCGGATTCAGCCGCTAGCCGCACTCAAC GCGATGGTGAAATACAACCGCATTGGGCTTCTCAACCATCCCGTCTGCAAAAAGTACCTGTCCATGAAGTG GGTGGCGTACGGGAGCAAGGCGCATATTCTCAACATGTTCATGTACCTGCTGGGTCTGCTACCGCTGACTCACCTCATTGTGGCTCTGAGACCCACCATGAACATCACGGAAACGGGCGAGCACAGGATCACCATGGTGCCCGTGTTGTTTCTGGAG CAAAGTCTGTTCCTGTCCTTCTGTATGGTGATGGTCCTGGTCATGAATGTCTACTGCATTGTGAAAGAAGTGCTACAGATAATACAACAG CGTTGGAACTACTTAAAAGATTACTCCAACCAAGCTGACTGGGTTTCGGCCATCAACTCGCTTCTCTTTATCATCCCGGCCATGCTCAACGCGTCGGGCTCCTGGTACTGGGAAGCGGGAGCGCTTGCAGTCCTCAACTCCTGGATCGCATTCCTCTTGTATCTCCAAAG GTTCGAGGGGATTGGCATCTACGTGGTGATGTTTGGCGAGATCTGCAGGACGTTCTACCGGACCGTGCtcctgttctttttcctcctgcTGGCCTTTGCATTGGCGTTCCACGCGCTGCTGCTCGAGCAG AGAGAGTTCGAGAACTTGCCGCTGTCCATGATGCAATCATTTGTGATGATGGTGGGCGAACTCAATTACCAGAACAACTTCCTGGACGCGTATCTGAAAAACGAGCTTCCTTTCAGCACGTTGACATTATTCACGTTCGTCTCCTTTGTTCTCGTCATGCCCATTGTTCTCGTAAACTTGCTG ATTGGTTTAGCAGTCGGAGACATCGCTGAAGTGCAAAGAAATGCTGCCATGAAAAGAATAGCCATGCAG ATCGATCTCCACACCGCCCTGGAAGACAAGCTGCCTTACTGGTTCATCAAAAGAGCGGACAAACCCTCCGTCGTCATCTACCCTAACCGCAAGTGCTCCAAG CACATCATCATGCAGCTATTTGGAGGCAGCACGGCAACCAACGACGAGTGGAAGCGAATATTTGTGACGTCGCAAAGCTGCTCCACAGTGGAAGCTGAGCTCAAAAAGCAGAAGTGcag GCTGAAGGAGATGGCCAGCGTGCTAGAGAAGCAGCACAACCTCCTCAAGCTCATCATCCAGAAAATGGACATTACCTCCGAGGCGGACGAGTACGACGGCCCGCTCAATGTTGGTGGCACCACCTGGAAGCGACTGTGCCTGCCCAAGCGCACCACCAGCAGCACCGGCGTGTCCCGCTGGGTGCCGCTCATGAAAGCCATTGAGTCCAAGCCCAAAGGACAAGTTTAG